In Campylobacter concisus, the sequence GCTGTTTATTTATTAATTGTAAAATCGCACAAATTTAAAAAGAAAGTAAAAAATGGAAATTTGGAACGACATTTATAACCACTTTAACCCAGTCGCCTTTAGCGTCTTTGGCTTTAGCGTGCACTGGTATGGGCTTATGTATATCTTAGCTCTTGTTTTGGCACTTGCCATGGCAAAGTATCTCGTTAAAAAAGATAAAATCCCAATCTCAAATCAGCTTTTGGATAATTACTTTTTCTGGGTTGAAATAGGCGTTATTTTAGGCGCTAGGCTTGGCTGGGTTTTAGTCTATTCAGGCGAAGTAAGCTACTACTTGACACAACCTTGGCAAATTTTTAATCCATTTCATAACGGCGAATTTATAGGAATTCGTGGCATGAGTTACCACGGAGCAGTAGTTGGCTTTTTGCTTGCGACATATCTATTTTGCAAAAGGTATAAACAAAATTTATGGCAGCTACTTGATCTTTGTGCCGTTTGCATACCTTTTGGCTATACATTTGGCAGGATCGGGAATTTCTTAAATCAAGAGCTTTTTGGGCGAGTTACGGATATGCCTTGGGCGATAAATGTTTTTGGGCAACCAAGACATCCTAGTCAGCTTTATGAGGCATTCTTAGAAGGTTTAGTTATTTTTATTATTTTATTTTTATATAGGAAATTTAAGAAATTTAATGGCGAACTGATCGCGCTTTATGCTATTTTATACACTTTTGCAAGATTTATTTGCGAGTTTTTTAGAGAGCCTGATTCAGGACTTGGATTTATTATTTTTGATCTTTCAATGGGTCAAATTTTATCACTTATCATGTGTGGTTTTGGAATTTTTATTTATGCCATGCTTTATAAAAAATTTTCAAAGCTCT encodes:
- the lgt gene encoding prolipoprotein diacylglyceryl transferase — its product is MEIWNDIYNHFNPVAFSVFGFSVHWYGLMYILALVLALAMAKYLVKKDKIPISNQLLDNYFFWVEIGVILGARLGWVLVYSGEVSYYLTQPWQIFNPFHNGEFIGIRGMSYHGAVVGFLLATYLFCKRYKQNLWQLLDLCAVCIPFGYTFGRIGNFLNQELFGRVTDMPWAINVFGQPRHPSQLYEAFLEGLVIFIILFLYRKFKKFNGELIALYAILYTFARFICEFFREPDSGLGFIIFDLSMGQILSLIMCGFGIFIYAMLYKKFSKL